tgaggcaactaatgctaaatcaattcaatgaactgaaggaagaactaatttaATAGGTGCAAACAAATTTCCTAAGTCAATTAAAATATCAAGTCAAGGGAAGATGtagcaaaagagacaaaggatataaggaagacactggatgaccataaagaagaagtcataaacttgaaaaaacaaatggcagaacttatgagaatgaagggcataatggaggagatgaaaaagagaatGGAGGGATACAAGAGTATACTTgaacaagaagaagaaaggatcagtgaattggaagaccagacatttgaattcatacacacaaaagaacagaaggtgaaaaaaatggaaaaatacaagcagggtcttagggagctgagtggcaACATGATGTgcaaaatatatgtgttatgggtgacctggagggagaagaaaagggaaaaggggcagaaagaataatagaagaaataatcactgaaaatttcccaatcttATGAAAGGCagaaattacagattcaagaagtacaacacacccaaacagaatagaccccaatagaatTACACCAAGACATTTACTCATAAGAtagtccaatgtcaaagacaaagagagaattctgaaggcagcatgagaaaagcaatccatcacatacatgaGAAGCTcaatttctccacagaaaccactgtagcaagaagacagtggtatgatatatttaagatactgaaagagaaggactgccaaccaagaattctatatccaggaaactgtccttcaaaaatgagggagagtataaaatactttcagacaaacagacacttaGAGAGTTCGTGAATAAGAGACTGcaactacaagaaatactgaagggagtgctacaggctgatagcaaaaggcaggagagagaggtttggagaagagtgtagaaatgaagcaTATCCGGAAGGGTATAAGGggcagaggaaaaaataagacatgacatataaattacaaaagacaaaatggtagaagaaagtactgccattacagtaataacactaaatgttaatggattacactccccaatataaagacacagactggcacaacagattaaaaaacaggactcatctatatgctgtctacaataaACTctctttagacacaaggacaaaaataggctgaaagtgaaaggttggaaaaatatatttcctgcaggcagcaaccagaaaaaagcaggagtagctatattaatatcagacaaattatactttaaaagtaaaacaattaaaagagacaaagaagaacactatatattaataaaaggatcactTCATCAAGAAAccacaacaatcataaatatttatgcaccgagCAAGAGTGTCCCCAAATTCATGTGGCAAACACTGAGGACACTGAAAGCAGAAGTAGATACcccaacaataatagttggagacttcagtacactgctctcatcaatggatagaacatctagacagaggatcaataaggaaatggagatgttaaatTGGACAGTAAGTGAACAagacttgacaaatatttatagaacactacaccccacaacagcaggatacacatttttctcaagtgctcatggaacattctctaagatagaccacatgatgggtcacaaagcaagtctcaacatattttaaaatattgatattataaaccATTACCACACAGAACTTTCTAGCCTCCTCCTCTTGCTTATCTGTAACCTCCTACTCCACGGTGAAGAAAATATTCCCCCATCTGCCATGCATTTACTTAATAACTCGATTCCAGGATACATGTACAGAAGTAAAAGAATGGTTAACCGTTACCTTGCTGGGATACATCTATATCATCTAAAGTGCAGTGCTCATACTGTGTTTATTTTCCAGACTGCATTCATatccaatattttttattttggcaacTTTCCCCTATCTCCTTCACTGAAGGCATGCCAAACATACATACAGCTTCATTGTTTTGCACCATTTTGCCTTCCACGCTGGAATTGCCTTGACTTTGTTAGTGAATTTTTATTTGCATACATTatggttcactttttgtgttgtaaagttcaatggtttcttttaattgagatatattcacataccatgcaggcatacaaagtgtacattcaattgtccacagtactattatatagttctgcattcatcaccaaaattaatttttgaatcttttcattaccaaacacacaaaaataataagaataaaaattaaagtgaaaaagagtgaTTAAAGTACAAAAGAGCACTTGGTGTAACAAATGCATAACATCACATctacaaatatattattatacaGAGTTGCTTCACTGCTCTAATAATTCCACTCTACTTCACTTTTTCAACCctcttcccctcaccccaaatcCCTGGCAACTAGTGATCCATTCTATTGTCAATATTGTTTTGCCTTATCCAGAAGGTCATATCACTGATGTCATATATAAACAGCACTTTTAGTCTGGTTTCTTTCCATTGTCAACAATCATTTAGGATTCATCCTTGACTCTTGTGGATGGatgcaacatttatttttattactgaataatattccattgtatagttaTAGCAGAGTGTGTCTGTCCTTTCACCTATTTAAAGGCATtttggttgttttcagttttaggAGATTACgaataaagctgctacaaacattcaCATGTAGGTTTTTGTGCAGACTTAAGTTTTTAAATCAGGTGCATATATACCTGAGGTGGTTTGGAAATGAAAGTATCCCAGAAAtcgtgttcttaaagctaatccattcctgagggtgtaaacctattgtgagtaggatcttttgatgaggttacttcagttgtgGTGTGACACAATGTGGATtataatcctctcactggagtcctttataagagaatgaaattcagtcagagagaaagccacaggagcaagaagctaaaatcagtggaacccagaagagaagggagaaaccagtaGAGGCCACcctgtgtcttgccatgtggcagaggagccaaggatcactggcagctggccTTTGGGAGGAAAGCATCCCCtagatgatgctttgatttgaacATTCCCATGGTCTCAAATTTTAAcctagtaaattcccattgttcaaaagcaacccatttcatagtatctgctttaagcagtctaggaaaccaaaacagattttggtaccaggacaCTGAGGTGCTTCTATTGCAaatgccaaaaattggaaacagatGTGGAATTAGGTAACTgagagaggctggaagaattgtgagatgtttgatagaaaaggactggcttgctttgaagagactgttggtagaaatatggacactaaagttACTTCCAATAAgcccttagacagaaatgatcaatgtgtttccagaaactggaagaaaggataCCTTTGTTTTAAtatggcagagaacttggaaaaattgagtTCTGTTATCCAATGATAGGGAGAAGTTGAGAGTTATAAAGTTGGGTATTTAGTTGAGGAGATTTTGAAGCTGAATTTGGAAAATGcaacctggtttctccttgcagcttatattaAAATGTGAGAGGGAAGAAATAATCTGAGACCTGaattcctgggcacaaagaaaccagaaattgacagTTTGTAAAACCCAGATGATAGAGCTCTATGTGAGGGTTTAAATGAACATGTATGAGTCAGCCATTTCAATGCAAGTCAGGACTGGAAATACAGCCACCCAGGAAGGAtatgtggaaagttcttttgtctgatggtttggatcccAGTGTACAACATGAAAAACCTACAAGTTTTCCATGGTAGCCTGGAATAAAAGGGACAGAAGAGGgacaaactgaatgaaaaatgattttaaaggcagaaccatggaagctgaggacTGGACTGAAGATATTTtgggcaaagagagagagagcccacccatgtgtgtgaaaGGAAGAATGTGCCTTGGTTTagatcttttgccctttttaaaaaattaacacaattttattgagatttatttacACTTCCAAATCATACAATCTgtggttcacagtatcttcacaaatttgtgaattcatcaccataatcatttttagaacatttgcattaaaaagaaatgaaaaagaagacccaaacatCTGATACCCCTTACTCCTTCCTCTTACTGATCACTTGAATTTCACTCTAccaaattttaagacttacagtaGATGTACGTTTaccaagacagtgtagtattgtcagagatagatatatggatcagtggaacagagagaaaaaaacatccaGAAGGAGATCCTTACAAACATATGCAACTGACTTATATTttgctgtatagttatacagtcattgtcaaagatcaaggctactggattacagttcaacaacttcaagtatttccttctttttgcctGTCTTTAATTAAATGTTTGCTTTCTTATTGTTGGGTGTTAAGAGGTCTTTGTGTATTTGGATACAAATCATTTATCAGAcatgtgctttgcaaatatttcctacaagccttaatattttcttctcattccCTTATCAATGTCTCTCACaggacagaaaattttaattttacagaaGTCCAACTTATAAATGTTCTTTTTTCATGGGTCATGCATaggatgctgttccagtttgctaatgctgccattatgcaaaataccagaaatggattggcttttataaagtgggtttatttggttacaaagttacagtcttaaggccatagtagcgtccaagctaaggcatcaaccatagggtgccttcactgaggatggccaattgCATCTGGAAAACATCAGTTAgttgggaagacacatggctggcatctgctgatcctgtgTTGTGTTccatgtcctctctcagctcctgtgtgttcttggttctttctcctggTCTTTTCCAAAGGCTTAGGTGGCAGCAttctgggcttagcttctccaggaaactctgggctagtatctccaaagcatcaggaAAAGTTGGCTTTTGACAGCCATCTCtaaagtgtctctctcagctgttctccaaaatgtcactctcagctgctctgaggtccttctgtttgtcagttcttttataggacttcagtgattaaatccagacctactctgaatgggtgaggcccatgcctccatggaaataatctaattaaaggttacccactgttgggtgggtcacatttccatggaaacacacaatcaaaggattccaacctaatcaacactacattaaataatatggcttttggagggatataatatatccaaaccagcacagatgctaTATCTAAAAACTCATCACCAAACCATAGGTCCCCAGATTTTCTTGTATGTTtaattctagaaattttataatttgcattttatttttaagtgtattaTTCGTTTTGAGTGAATATTTGTGAACTGTATACAGACTGTGCCTGAATTCCCGTTTGTTTGCATGTGCATTCCACTTTTCCAGGGCTGTTGAAAAGACAATACTTTCTCTATTTTATTGCCCTTGTCAtttttatcaaagatcagttgactgccTTTGTATGTGTCTATTTCTGCATTCTGTAACATTAGTCTATATTTCTGTTTCACCCATATTTCATTGTTTGATTGTTGTGGTTTTAAAATTAGTGCTGAAGTCAAGTAGTATGGGTTCTCCAACTTTGTACTTTTCTTAATATTGTTCTGCCTATGTAGGTCTTTTGTTTTgatgtataaattttagaattagttaGTCAACATCCACAAAACAACTTCCTGGAATTTAGAATGGTATTGAGTTAAATGTATAGATTAGGTTGGGAAGAAgcacatcttaacaatactgagtCTCCAACCATGAAGACAAAatacttttcttccttccttccttaccctctttctttcttttgaaatttttaatgtagTAACTcacatacaactcaaaatttctcattgtttccatttaaaagtGCAAAATTTGGTAATATggattatattcaaaatattgtaaGACCATCACCAATGGATAATTACCCCACCTTTTAATCACATCACACAAATGACTGtcaaaatgtttgttgaataaaataaactcTAAGAGAATTTTCAGTAGAAAATATTGTTTTGGGAAAACATTTACAATTGTGGCAAGGATAGATAATCTTTTTGCTAGTCAGCAAAAGGATAGAGGACAAGGAAAAGGATTTGGTTTCCCTGACATTTCCAGATGAAGAGCATTAGTTGTATATAtaataaacatgaaataatttaatgcatttacattacAATCCATAGCATATATGTTAAATTGATGATAGCTCCTTGTAGCCAAATTTACATTGCTATGATCTCTTTTCCAGCAGTTTCATCAgctatatgaaaaaagaaaaccaagcacACGTTTCAGAATTTATCCTCCTGGGACTCTCAGAAGACACAGAATTGCAGCCCCTCCTCTATGGGCTGTTCCTGATGATGTACCTGGTCACTTTCTTTGCGAACCTGCTCATCATCCTGGCCATCATCTCTGgctcccacctccacacacctatgtacttcttcctctctaacctGTCTTTTGCAGATACCTGTTTCATCTCCACCACTGTCCCGAAGATGCTGGTGAACATCCAGACAGAGAGCAAAATCATAACCTATGAAAAATGCCTCACCCAGATgtatttttttatgctttttggaGAATTAGAAAATTTCTTCTTaactgtgatggcctatgaccgctttgTTGCCATCTGTCACCCCCTGCACTACACAGTCATCATGAATCCCCAGCTCTGTGGTCTCCTGCTGCTGGCATCCTGGTTATTAAGTGTTCTGGACTCTCTTTTACATGGCTTAATGGTTTTGCAATTGTCTTTTTGTACTGAGTTGGAAATCCCCCACTTTTTTTGTGAACTTAATCAGGTGGTCAAACTTGCTTGTTCTGACACCTTCCTCAATGACCTAGCGATGTATTTTGCAGCTGGAGTTGTGGGTATTATTCCACTCACTGGGATCCTTTTCTCTTATTACAAGATTGTATCCTCCATTTTGAGAATTTCAACCACTGGGGGCAAGTATAAGGCATTTTCCACTTGTGGGTCTCACCTCTCGGTAGTGTCCTTGTTTTATGGTACAGGTATTGGAGAACACCTTAGTTCTGCTGCTACCCAAAACTCAAGGGCAAGTGCAATAGCATCAGTGATGTACATGGTGGTCACTCCCACGCTGGACCCCTTTATCTACAGTCTTAGAAACAAGGGCCTAAAGCATGCCTTAAAAAACTCTTCAGCTGAGAGACAGTCTTTCTGTAAAAGGATACTTTGTCTCAAGTTTACAAATTGGTTCATGAGTGACAGAGGTTAAACACTGGGACATATAAATCTAGAATATTTTCTTAGTTTATAGAAAGATTATGTTATTTGCCTTATTTCTGGAATTCTACCTCCTTAATTTTTATACATCAAAACACctgtttcttctgtatttttattaaacCATTTGACTTCTCCAATTGCTGTCCATGGTTTGAGTATTGAAACAGAACACACTGCCTGGATTTTATCAGCAAAATATTTAATACAGGTAATTTTGTacacataaaattataggaaTTGCTGGAGGGTTGAATTGGAATCACCATTTGATTAAGTTTACAATAATACACATTCTGTCTCTGATATATGACTTTCTCCTGAACAAACCCCAACATAAGTTAAGTCAGGATATATTTGACATTATAACACCTGTTACTTCAAACATTAATGGTGTCCCTAATCTCTGTGTTTTCTCCAGGTCTGTAATGTTagtctttaaatattatttggaTAGGTGGGGACATTTTCAGGAAGTTTCCCTTGGCAATCCCTACAATAATAGTCCTCATTAACAGATCCTAAAAAGCAATGTATTTTGCCCATTGCCAACTATGTCTTTTCAATTATTAATCCCAAATATTAGGAAATAATATCAGGGTCTTATGTAGACCTACTGTGCTCTTTGTGAGGTAGAATAAGGCAAATGCTTCATTTATCACCTTACCATAGGTCCATCACTCTGAATCACAAACCAGAGTGGCATTTTGAGATTTAGAAATTCCTCTGAGCTTGTGTTCAATTGTGAAAAAAATATGacattgttgttttgtttcactCACTTCCCATTCTTTGGCAAAGTTGTGAATTCATCTTATTTTGTACTTCCTCAAATCAAAGACCATACACTGTTTTTCAGTTATAACCACATCAGAAAATACATTCTgtaattttcagaaaatagagatttgGGTCATGCAGTCCTGGATATTTTCTGGTTTCTGATTGTGCCATAATGTGAAAATTGAATATCCTCAgcttgccatttaaaaaaatctctccaGTGCAATTAAAAACCCCATCTTATTCCACATTCCTTGGATTATGATTCCcccaaaaaatcattttttatataaATCAGTTTGAAAAGTCTTCCCTGGCTGTTTCTTTAGGGATTGCTGCAAACAATATGTTGTGAATGCTATGCATACACCAGTGGTGTACATTTATCCAATAGAAATAGTGCCATTGTTCAAATATGGAGGAACTAGTAACACCAAACAAGTTGATCTATCAATTTCCATATTCCTATCCTGGAAGATCTGTAATTTTGCAGTCAGTTCTTGTATCCAATAGTTTATTtctatggctttttttctttaagcagaAATCTTACCTAAACTAGTGGTATACTTTTAGCCAATGTAAATAACATCATTGTGGTCCTAACTTCCAATAAGTTGTTACCTCAATTCTCAGATTCTTTTCCTGGAAGATCTCTGTTTTTGCAATCAATTTCTGTATCCAATAATTTACCTGTATGGCTTATTTTCTTTAAGCAGAAAtatcttttggaaaaaaagaatctCTTTAAGAATTTTCTGAAGAAATTTACTAAACATGGACTGTCAACATCATTGAAGAAACTGGAGGTATTTCTTTGAAGTAATTGGAAGTTTAGTAAACACTGAGAAACAGTCTGCCAGGAATCTTGGCAATTCTGCTATCATCAGGAACATTGTATAATAAGAATATTCCCCAGAAGCATTTTCTGTGctccagaaggagagagaaatggcAGCTAAGAGCCAGTCCACCCTACCAACCTCACACCATATCATGCAGACTGGATGGCGGATGCCAAACTTACTTAGATTCTGAATGTATTTTAGGAGAGAGGGTGATTGTATGTCTTTCAAAATCCTGAAgacttttcctgtttcctttccaACATTCCCAGCTAGTCCACAGGTTCcgaagaaaaaagaacatggaTGAGTGACGGAAATCATTACCACTCTGCCATATACTCCAATTATTTACTTTAATCATTACTTCTATTACCATTCTAGTGGCTGCTAAATTTTTCTTAGATGAAGTCTTCCTGTCTTTTTCAGAAGCCTTAAAGTATTTGGTAACAATAATGATTCACTCTGAACTGAGGagataaatttgtttttattgacaACTAAATTTTGTTCTTGAAGACTCTATACATGGCTACAAGAAAAAATATCACCAAATTATTAACAAAACAGGTGCAGCGTCAGGtttcattttaaagtgaaaactGGAAGATTCAGTGAAGTATAGATTTCAGCAAAAGAAACTTtcctgagttctctgagggataAATAGCTAAGGTTACAGAGGCAAATACTATTATTTTTTCTGGAGAATGTGGGGAATAGATTGCTGTCTTGAAATGATGAATGTTACATTATATAGAAGGAGGAGAAGACTCATTTTGAGTGAGCTCTGTTCTATTCAACTGTATTCCATTGAGTA
Above is a window of Choloepus didactylus isolate mChoDid1 chromosome 25, mChoDid1.pri, whole genome shotgun sequence DNA encoding:
- the LOC119520366 gene encoding olfactory receptor 7A10-like, translating into MYLVTFFANLLIILAIISGSHLHTPMYFFLSNLSFADTCFISTTVPKMLVNIQTESKIITYEKCLTQMYFFMLFGELENFFLTVMAYDRFVAICHPLHYTVIMNPQLCGLLLLASWLLMSLFYGTGIGEHLSSAATQNSRASAIASVMYMVVTPTLDPFIYSLRNKGLKHALKNSSAERQSFCKRILCLKFTNWFMSDRG